Below is a window of Hyphomonas neptunium ATCC 15444 DNA.
TCCTCGTCGTCGCCGGCGATGTCACCGAAGAGGGCGTGCGCGCCCTGGCCGAGCAGCATTATGGCCCGCTCCAGCCCACCGGCGAAGCGCACGATCAGCGCAAATGGCAGCCCGTGGCGCCGCTCGCAGAAACCAAGCTGATCACCCATTCCGATCCCAAGGTGCGCCAGCCCGTCTGGAGCCGCTATTATCTCGGCACCTCGTTCAACCGCGATCCCGAACGCGCGCTCGCGCTGGAAGTCGGCCTTGAAGTGCTCGGCGGCGGCCTCACCAGCCGCCTCTACCAGACGCTGGTCGAGGAGCAGAAGGTCGCCATCAATGTCGCCACCTTCGCCTGGACAACCCTGCATGATGAAGGCCCCGCGGTAATCTACGGCACGCCCGTTGACGGCGTCAGCCTGGAAGACCTCGACGCTGCCGTGATGGCCGAGATCGAGAAGATCCTCGCCGAAGGCTTCACCGAAGATGAAGTCCGCCGCGCCCGCAACAAGCTCGCCGCCACGGCCATCTACCAGACCGACAGCCAGTCAGCGATGGCCAACCATTACGGCGCCAATCTCGCCCTCGGCTTCACGCTGGAAGAGATCGCCAGCTATCCCGATGAAGTGCGCGCGGTCACGCCGGACGAAGCGCTCGCCGCCGTGCGCGCCGTCTTTGGCGCCGACCAGAACTATATCACTTCCCATCTTCTGCCGGCCGAAGGAGACCTCTGATGTTGAAACTCCGGCTTATCTCCGGCGCCGCTGCGGCCGTATTCCTCGCCGCCTGCGCCACGCCCGCCCCCCCACCTGAAGCTGCGCCTGAAGCCTCGCTCGACGCGGAGGCGGAAACGCCCGCCGCCCTGGCGCTGGATGTCAGCGTCTATGACGGCGATTTCGTCGACATCCAGGAATTCACCACGCCGGGCGGGGTGTCCGTCTGGCTGGTCAGCGAGCCCTCAATCCCCATCGTCTCGGTACAGATGGCCTGGCGCGGCGGATCGGTGGCCGACCCCGAAGGCCTGGAAGGGCTCGGCCAGGCGGTCGTCTATGGCATGAATGAAGGCGCGGGCGATCTCGATTCGCTCGGCTTCCAGACGGCGATGGAAGACCTGAACATGAGCTTTGGCTGTTCCAATGGCAGCGAATGGACCAGCTGCTCGGC
It encodes the following:
- a CDS encoding M16 family metallopeptidase, whose translation is MKRILVAAGLLAFAAAGALAEPATETSAPSSFMLDNGLQVVVVPDHRAPVVTHMVWYKVGAVDEAPGKSGIAHLFEHVMFKETRNIGPEEFTSIVQRSGGQLNAFTSWDYTAYFERVHKDQLGKMMELEAERMVNLIINDDPEGPFISERDVVKEERRQRLDNNPAALLQEMVLTEFWKGHPYEITVIGLMDEVNALTPQDGLDFYREYYSPENAILVVAGDVTEEGVRALAEQHYGPLQPTGEAHDQRKWQPVAPLAETKLITHSDPKVRQPVWSRYYLGTSFNRDPERALALEVGLEVLGGGLTSRLYQTLVEEQKVAINVATFAWTTLHDEGPAVIYGTPVDGVSLEDLDAAVMAEIEKILAEGFTEDEVRRARNKLAATAIYQTDSQSAMANHYGANLALGFTLEEIASYPDEVRAVTPDEALAAVRAVFGADQNYITSHLLPAEGDL